The genomic window AGTTTCTTTTCTTCCAGCTCTTCAATATCGTGGTCCGGAAACTTGAAGATCTCCACCTGATAATCGTAGCGCCCTCCGTCCGAAAATTCCAGCGTAAGAACCGCGGCATCCGGCGTTTTTCCCGTCGTCTCCCAGGCAATGACCTTCGCTCTCGGAAATTTTAACGAAAAATTCCACCCGTCCTCCGACGCCCTTTTGGTCCGCAGCGCCTCTCTCCAGCCATACTCGAAAACCCGAAGGGCGATGTTCTCGTCGTCCCGAATCTGAGCCTCAAGATGGTACGTCCTTCCATCAATCACAACCAGCATATCCGACTGCCTTTTCCGCAGGTTCCGCGAAACGCTTTCCGTATTGGGGTACTCGACCCCGCTGTCCGCAGGGTGGCTCGTCCCGAAAAGTCCGTTTATAAACTGCACCGTCGCTGCTCTTGACAGATGCAGCAACCGCTTCAGCAGAAGGTCAAAAATCTGCCGTATTTCCCGTTTTGCCATAAATTCACTCGCCTTTCCTTCGCCATTATACAAAATTTTTCCGGACGGGAAAGGCATTGAAGGGTAGTGACAGCCCGCAAAATGAGGAGGCGCAAAACGGAAGACGCCCAAAATCGTGAGATGGCGCTGTTGATCAGGGTTAAATTTCAGGAAAAATACGGGTATTTCCGAACGGGTATTTTATAATAGTTCGAGAGTATAATTTTTCCTGAGACTTTGCGGCAGTGTGCAGGGTATTTTTATCATATCCGGCTTATCCGACGGAGGGTGGAACGTGGTCTATCTGGTTATAGGAATTGTGCTCTTCGTCGCAGTGGGGACCCTGATTTCCCAGCGTTCGCGGCACCAGTCGGAAACCTCCGAGGTTCAGCCGGTCCTGCCCGGAGAAGGGGCTTCCACCTCCGCGCCTGCTTCGGAGGCAGAGGTTGGGGATTCCGTTTTGCTTTCGCCCCCGACGGCCGCCCCGCCGACAATCCCCGAGCCCTCTGAGACGAAGCCCGCTCCTCCACCGGCGGCCCCCATTCCGGCCCCCCCGTCTGCGCCGGAGGAAGAGAGCATCCCTCTGAAACCCCTTCTGGCGGCGGAACCGATAAGCTCACCCAGCACTCTGGCCTCGGCCACCTACTCGTCCGCGGCGCCTCAGGCGCTGTCCTCCGAGTCGCCCTATGGCTTTGGCGTTTCCGAGGAGACGAAGCTCAAATCGAAGCCCGAACCCTCCCTGCTGCGCTGGAGCGGGCGGGCGGGCACAATCCAGGTGGGAGAGCTGACGCTGCGGGGAGCTGTGGCCTACTGGTCCAACGGGCCCTCCACCACCCCGGAGCCCTCCTGCATCGACATCACCCTCCCCGTGGAATTTTCAGCGGAGGGAGCCGACGTTTTCGCCGCCGCCGAGGGAGCGTCCTCCTACGCCGACATGACGCCCGGGCAGCGGGGCGCGTACATCCGGTGGCTGGCGGGCGGGCGCATTCAGCCGCCGGCCCACCTGTCGCAGCCCGCGCTCTGGATCTTCGGTCTGGAGCGCCGCGTGCTGGTGGACCGGCTGGACGTCACCATGTGCATTGGAGAGGCCTTCCGGCTCCTGCCCCTGCTGCGATGGGACGCCCTGCGTCTGAGCCTCGTGAAGTTCATCACCTGGATGGCCGCGAAGGCCTGGCTGCCCGAGGATCAGCTGATGGTGTTCATCCGGGCCATTCCGCAGGTGCCCGTGGAAATCCTGAACATGCTTCTTCGCCCTTACGCCGACGCGAAACTCGCTCTCCCCTCCCTGATCGCCTTCACGGTCATGAGGGCCTCCTCCATTGGTATGCAGAACAGCGGCCCGGCCCCGTCGGTTCCCTATTCGGACGAGCTGCTGACCCGCTTCGCCGCCATCTACAAGTCGAGGTGCAAGGGCGGCATCATCCTCACGAAGCCGAAACACTCTGCCTACGTGGCCTACGTTCCGGCCAATCCCTCCCTGGCCGGAGACAAAAACGCCGTGGGGGGCGTTCTGGAGCTTCCGGACTTCTTCCACGACCTGACGGACTTCGAGCCTCTTGTCACAGCCTGGCGCGCCTTCCTGAAGGAGGTAGGGCCCTCTCTGCCTCAGACGTCCGGCGCGCCTCAGGCCGAACCTCCCGTTACCGCCATCGAGGAGGTCGAAGGCCGGCCCGACTGGCCGCTGTTCGTGCAGGGGCTTCAGGGCGCGAGTCCCGCGAGCTCCGCAGGTTCCGAGGCGGAGCCCGCGCCCTACGACTGGAACAACCCGGCCGTCACGGACCTGGGGGCCCTGGCGAACCTCATGGGCCTGGGCGGCGAAGAGGCGTCCGGCGGGATTCCGGAACCCGAGGCGGAGCCCGCCGCGGACCGGCCGCGACCTCCCAAACCTCCGGCGTCAGACCGGAAAAAAATTGCGGACGCCGCGCGACTGGAGGGTTTCATGCTTTTGCCCGATCCGGGAATCTCCGGAAAGGAATATCATTGGGAGGATCCTGTGACCGTGGTGCCTGTGGAGCCCGGGACGAAGATCTCTCAGGATTTCAACGCCGCCGCGCTGCTTCTGGAGTACGCCTCGGCCCTGACCTCCCCTGCCGCTCCGGAGGAGGCGACGGAGTGGCGAAAGCGCCTGGAGGAGCGGATGGACGAATATTTTTCCCTGTCCTCCGACGACCACGCAAGGCTCAGGGCCCTTTCCGCCGTGCTGGGACGCCACGCGGCCACCCCGGAAAATCTGGGAGAATGCCTGGGGTTTTGGCTCTCCCGGGAGCAGCGGGCCGTGGTGCGGGATCTTCTGACGGGTCTGACGGCCATGCCCGGACTGACGGAGGAGCGCCTTAAAGACTTTTCCAGAGCCATCTGCACCTCTCTGGAGCTGGCCAGAGACGATCCCCCGCCCCTCTCCGGCGAAGAACCCGGAACCCCTCTTTCGCCTCTGGAGCTGGGACTGAAGACGGCGGAGGTTCTGGCGGGCCTTTTCAAAAAAGACTGATAGCAAAAAACAAAACAGCTTCAATATATGGTTTAATAAATGAGGTTGAATCTGTTTTTCTGGAGGACGCGCGGATGCTGGAATACATCATAGTGGCGGACGATTACACGGGAGCCGCGGAAACTGCGGCGAAATTCATGAACGGCGGGTATCGGCCTGCCATTACGCTGGACATCGGCTCCCTGGGGGCCATGAGCGGCTACCCGGCGGTGGCTCTGGACACGGAGACGTTTTTCTCTCCTCCGGAGGTGGCCGCCCGAAAGCTGACGGGGGTGGGGCGCAGTCTGCTGCCCTGGAAGAACAGCGCAACGATTTTCAAGCGAATAGAGCCCGGTCTCAGGGGCAACGCTGGCCCGGAGGTCTGCGCCATGTCACGGATTCTGGGGTTCGACTGGGTTATCGTGGTTCCCGCCTTTTCCAGAGGTCGTCGTTCCATTGAAGAGGGAACGCTGTACCTTGACGCTCAGGACCAGGAAAACATCCCCGCCCTCATCCCAACCACAACCCGATCCGCCACGCTGGAGGCCATGGTGGGAGCCCTGAGCCGGGAGGGAATGAATCCGAAAGCGGTCACTCAGGAGGACATTCGGGAGGGTCGGGTTTCGGAGATCGTGGCGAAGAAGGGCTGTTTTTGTTTCGACGCCGAGACGGACGAGGACCTGAAGATGATTGTGAAGGGGGTTCTGAAGCTGACCCCGGCCCGAAACGTTCTCTGGGTGGGGGCCATGGGGCTGGCCGAAGCTCTGGCCACGGCGCCCCGGCCCTTTGTTGTGGTGGTGGGAACGGCGCACCCCCGAAGCATTCGTCAGGCCCGTCAGCTTCTGGAGCAGGCCATGGTTTCCCCGGTACAGCTCACCGCCGACGTTCTCTCTCTCGACGCGGAGACCATCGCGGCCGCCCGGGCCCGAGCCACCAGCGAGGCGGAAGAACTTCTGCGCTGCGGTCAGTCCGTCCTTCTGGCGGCCACCATCAACGAGCGCTTCGTTCGGGGGCAGTACCCCAATGACGACATAGACGCCTTTTTGGGTTTTCTGGCGGACACGGTTCGGGAAATTTTGGGGCGGGTGCGGATCGGCGGGCTTTGCGTCACCGGCGGAGACTGCGCCGT from Synergistaceae bacterium includes these protein-coding regions:
- a CDS encoding TerB N-terminal domain-containing protein is translated as MVYLVIGIVLFVAVGTLISQRSRHQSETSEVQPVLPGEGASTSAPASEAEVGDSVLLSPPTAAPPTIPEPSETKPAPPPAAPIPAPPSAPEEESIPLKPLLAAEPISSPSTLASATYSSAAPQALSSESPYGFGVSEETKLKSKPEPSLLRWSGRAGTIQVGELTLRGAVAYWSNGPSTTPEPSCIDITLPVEFSAEGADVFAAAEGASSYADMTPGQRGAYIRWLAGGRIQPPAHLSQPALWIFGLERRVLVDRLDVTMCIGEAFRLLPLLRWDALRLSLVKFITWMAAKAWLPEDQLMVFIRAIPQVPVEILNMLLRPYADAKLALPSLIAFTVMRASSIGMQNSGPAPSVPYSDELLTRFAAIYKSRCKGGIILTKPKHSAYVAYVPANPSLAGDKNAVGGVLELPDFFHDLTDFEPLVTAWRAFLKEVGPSLPQTSGAPQAEPPVTAIEEVEGRPDWPLFVQGLQGASPASSAGSEAEPAPYDWNNPAVTDLGALANLMGLGGEEASGGIPEPEAEPAADRPRPPKPPASDRKKIADAARLEGFMLLPDPGISGKEYHWEDPVTVVPVEPGTKISQDFNAAALLLEYASALTSPAAPEEATEWRKRLEERMDEYFSLSSDDHARLRALSAVLGRHAATPENLGECLGFWLSREQRAVVRDLLTGLTAMPGLTEERLKDFSRAICTSLELARDDPPPLSGEEPGTPLSPLELGLKTAEVLAGLFKKD